The genome window tatatatattatatatcatattaaatgttacatataaaatgtaaatatatttttttttttctttttttatatttaaaaattagtCCAAAACTTGATAgggatatttttaaaatatatatatgcataaaaatataaagtattacataatatatatataaaatatatatatatatatatatatatttttaattttaaaaagaaataatattaataatataagataaaatattatatatattatatatattatatatatatatatatattttttttttacttcatTTTAATTGAAATAAGGAAAACCCAATTTGGgcttgttaaaaaaaaaaaaaaaaaaaaaaaaaaaaaaaaccaaagGATTTATTCCAATAATTCAATTAAGCACgaacatatatacattatatatacatatatatatatatatattttttttttttttttttttttttttttttgtgcgTCATTTTTAAGATGGATATCATTATCACCACGCCATATGATAAAGAAGTTTATGAAATCGAAGAAATTACTAACAAGATAGTTTCTGTTGAAACTGTTAAGCATACAAAAAATAGTTTACATAAGAATCGAGATATACAATGCCCCAATAAAAAGAAACTTGTGTTACCAGGAGAATGTGTTTTAGATATGAATGATAAAGATCGATTTTTAAAAGGAGGAGGTTTatatgaagaagatgatATGTTTCATGCATGTATTTTAGGAAGagtaaattatattaataaattaatttatgtAGAACCTTTAAAAGGAAAGTATACAGGTTCTGTTGGAGATTTATTAGTTGGAAAAATTAAAGACATTAGTAATGATAAATGGATTGTTGAAATAGGTTCTTATTGTAGAGCTTTTCTTTCAATATCTCAAACtaatataagtatatttaGTCAAAGAATTAGATTATATAATGatgttataaatatgatacatatttataaaccTGATGATGTTATTGCATGCGAAATTCAAAGAATATCAACAGATGGTACTATTATTCTACATACAAGATCATCTATTTA of Plasmodium sp. gorilla clade G2 genome assembly, chromosome: 4 contains these proteins:
- a CDS encoding exosome complex component RRP4, putative codes for the protein MDIIITTPYDKEVYEIEEITNKIVSVETVKHTKNSLHKNRDIQCPNKKKLVLPGECVLDMNDKDRFLKGGGLYEEDDMFHACILGRVNYINKLIYVEPLKGKYTGSVGDLLVGKIKDISNDKWIVEIGSYCRAFLSISQTNISIFSQRIRLYNDVINMIHIYKPDDVIACEIQRISTDGTIILHTRSSIYGKLSNGILIIVPQTLIHNQKKHIFVFPCNVQIILGMNGYIWISSPIKKSKDTNPNSVDQNIEENKFEHVDHTTRKNISIITNIIKLLVKYHININYDTINKIYVHYTSNTNNTPSYILKPYVSDSYLFNYIDKFARSNQSWGSTSIE